The following coding sequences lie in one Apium graveolens cultivar Ventura chromosome 1, ASM990537v1, whole genome shotgun sequence genomic window:
- the LOC141686171 gene encoding protein AGENET DOMAIN (AGD)-CONTAINING P1-like codes for MSDLNAYFKKGAEIEMSSNDPDFRGSWYTGTVISRSRTKKNNIVYIQYHTLMNEKDETKPLREEVDIVHLRPPAPLETSRGFSFGEEVDAFHNDGWWEGVITRVNDAVYTVYFRATKEELDFHKEELRLHREWVNLRVCGSLLWRLMTVMRCFFELVCVDAEFAGPTLKD; via the exons GTAACGACCCAGACTTTCGAGGCTCATGGTACACAGGAACAGTCATAAGTCGATCAAGAACGAAGAAAAACAACATTGTATACATCCAATATCACACACTGATGAATGAGAAAGACGAGACAAAGCCCTTGAGAGAGGAAGTTGATATAGTACACTTAAGGCCACCTGCACCTCTAGAAACGAGCCGGGGTTTTAGCTTTGGTGAAGAAGTTGATGCTTTTCATAATGATGGTTGGTGGGAAGGTGTTATTACTAGGGTTAATGATGCTGTTTATACCGTCTACTTCAGAGCAACTAAAGAGGAGTTGGATTTTCACAAGGAGGAGTTGAGGCTTCATAGGGAGTGGGTTAACTTAAGGGTGTGTGGGTCCCTCCTTTGGAGATTGATGACGGTGATGAG GTGTTTTTTTGAACTTGTTTGTGTTGATGCTGAGTTTGCGGGACCCACTTTGAAGGACTGA